One part of the Xiphophorus maculatus strain JP 163 A chromosome 1, X_maculatus-5.0-male, whole genome shotgun sequence genome encodes these proteins:
- the zbtb17 gene encoding zinc finger and BTB domain-containing protein 17 isoform X5, with protein sequence MPVIAIAAAQRGTTKGEKAGGREQKENQLSEVAGQAEEFPSGTPTEDLKNSQSEDVNGDISADPEQTASQLNPIRKHPGRGRPPKSSQVSAQKTVSVKEEEEGSLANTTGFQDDPSDADYAPKPQSRSSGSYLNSRGRRIRKPARRRSSPENDLEDEGPSKEKKEKRAREDEEVADRQELHDGEASEGEEVEEAEDSIELQGEGDSEEDGRPSQASSMSNRTESKPYSSVTHKCGDCGKKFTHTGNFKRHMRIHTGEKPFSCRDCNKAFSDPAACKAHEKTHSPLKPYCCSTCGKSYRQVSLLNLHRKRHTGEARYSCDVCGKLFTTSGNLKRHQLVHSGEKPYHCDFCGKAFSDPTAKMRHLETHDTEKGNKCPHCDKRFNQVGNLKAHLKIHIADGPLKCKECSKQFTTSGNLKRHLRVHSGEKPYVCSHCQRAFSDPGALQRHERIHTGEKPCVCLVCGKAFTQASSLIAHVRQHTGEKPYVCDRCGKRFVQSSQLANHIRHHDNVRPHKCQMCNKAFVNVGDLSKHIIIHTGEKPFLCDKCGRGFNRVDNLRSHVKTVHHGKAGMKRLVLTGGTIEEVSDDCAEAGSSDEIKIVTVTTEDIVTLTAEALAGSAVAQLTVLPVTASVSADETEALKAEITKAVEKVQEEDPNTQILYACDSCGDKFLDATSLAQHVRIHTAQALVMFQADSDFYQYTAAAATGEGDDAAAAAIWQPAPGQVIQQEELIFRTDEEEGKSEEMHGEQVSETVIHVEEAVEVEETTSEHQTNERDGEEEKEENVKSKD encoded by the exons ATGCCAGTTATCGCCATTGCTGCTGCTCAGCGTGGCACAACAAAGG GTGAAAAGGCAGGTGgaagagaacagaaagaaaatcagctGTCAGAAGTTGCAGGACAAGCGGAGGAGTTTCCGTCTGGCACACCGACAGAAGATCTCAAGAACTCACAGAGTGAGGATGTGAACGGAGACATTTCTGCTGATCCGGAACAAACTGCTTCTCAGCTGAATCCCATCAGAAAGCACCCGGGCCGGGGAAGACCCCCCAAAAGCTCTCAGGTTTCTGCACAGAAGACGGTGTCggtgaaggaggaagaggagggttcTTTGGCAAACACGACAGGATTTCAGGACGATCCCTCGGATGCTGACTACGCAccca AACCACAGTCGAGATCTTCAGGCAGCTACTTGAACTCGCGTGGAAGAAGGATCAGAAAACCTGCTCGACGTAGGAGTTCACCTG AAAATGACTTGGAAGACGAAGGTCCATcgaaggaaaaaaaggagaaaagggcGAGGGAGGACGAAGAGGTGGCTGACAGACAGGAACTACATGATGGGGAGGCCAGTGAGGGAGAGGAGGTCGAAGAGGCAGAAGACAGCATCGAACTGCAAGGGGAAGGAGACAGCGAGGAAGACGGAAGACCATCTCAGGCATCATCTATGAGCAACCGAACCGAATCGAAGCCGTACAGCTCTGTGACGCACAAATGTGGG GACTGCGGGAAGAAATTTACCCACACAGGTAATTTCAAGAGACACATGCGTATCCACACTGGAGAAAAGCCATTCAGCTGTCGGGACTGCAACAAGGCTTTCTCTGACCCTGCCGCTTGCAAAGCCCACGAGAAAACACACAG CCCCCTGAAGCCGTACTGCTGCTCCACTTGTGGGAAGAGCTACCGGCAGGTCAGCCTGCTAAACCTGCACCGGAAACGGCACACGGGTGAAGCGCGCTACAGCTGTGACGTCTGTGGCAAGCTTTTCACCACTTCGGGGAATCTGAAGCGCCACCAGCTGGTGCACAGCGGGGAGAAGCCGTACCACTGTGACTTCTGTGGCAAAGCTTTCTCCGACCCCACCGCCAAGATGCGACACCTGGAGACCCATGATACGGAGAAAGGCAACAAGTGTCCGCACTGTGACAAACGCTTCAACCAG gtAGGAAATCTGAAAGCTCACCTAAAGATTCATATTGCAGACGGGCCCCTGAAGTGCAAGGAGTGCAGCAAACAGTTCACCACTTCAg GCAATCTGAAAAGACACCTGCGTGTTCACAGCGGGGAGAAACCATACGTGTGTTCGCACTGTCAGAGAGCTTTCAGTGATCCCGGAGCTCTGCAGCGCCACGAGCGCATTCACACAG GAGAAAAACCCTGCGTCTGTCTTGTGTGCGGCAAGGCTTTTACTCAAGCCAGCTCCCTCATTGCTCATGTCCGGCAGCACACCGGGGAGAAGCCCTACGTCTGTGATCGCTGCGGGAAAAG GTTTGTGCAGTCCAGCCAGTTGGCAAATCACATTCGACACCACGACAACGTGCGACCACACAAGTGCCAGATGTGCAACAAGGCATTTGTGAACGTGGGGGATTTATCCAAACACATCATCATTCACACAG GTGAAAAACCGTTTCTTTGTGATAAATGCGGCCGTGGCTTTAACCGGGTGGACAACCTGCGCTCCCATGTTAAGACTGTTCACCACGGCAAAGCCGGCATGAAGAGGCTGGTGCTGACGGGGGGAACCATCGAAGAAGTTAGCGACGACTGTGCTGAAGCTGGGTCTTCGGATGAGATCAAGATAGTCACTGTTACCACAGAGGACATTGTCACCCTTACGGCCGAGGCCCTGGCAGGAAGTGCTGTGGCTCAGCTCACGG TCCTCCCAGTGACTGCCTCGGTGTCTGCAGATGAAACGGAGGCTTTGAAAGCTGAAATCACCAAGGCAGTAGAGAAGGTGCAAGAAGAAG ACCCCAACACCCAGATCCTGTATGCTTGCGACTCATGCGGCGATAAATTTCTGGACGCCACCTCTTTGGCTCAGCATGTTCGGATCCACACGGCCCAAGCCTTGGTCATGTTTCAGGCAGATTCCGACTTCTACCAGTACACCGCGGCAGCCGCCACCGGAGAGGGGGATgatgctgctgccgctgcaATCTGGCAACCTGCGCCCGGACAAGTTATTCAGCAAGAAGAGCTGATCTTCCGTACGGATGAAGAAGAGGGGAAATCAGAGGAGATGCATGGAGAGCAAGTGTCAGAGACTGTCATTCATGTGGAGGAGGCGGTTGAAGTGGAAGAAACTACTTCTGAGCACCAAACAAATGAGAGggatggagaagaagaaaaggaagagaatGTTAAAAGTAAAGATTAG
- the zbtb17 gene encoding zinc finger and BTB domain-containing protein 17 isoform X2 produces the protein MLLLRLLLRHIRLVPINRSERRRWRWMYYARKDRSPKNSIGYTAAELCLRPLTLTSMEFPWHSGEVLEQLNRQRKQGLLCDCTFVVDGVDFKAHKAVLAACSVYFRTLFLDQKDVVHLDISNAAGLGHVLDFMYTSKLCLNPNNIEDVLSVAHFLQMQEIINACSAYQSMSNQPPSIITLDLPDDQPGEKAGGREQKENQLSEVAGQAEEFPSGTPTEDLKNSQSEDVNGDISADPEQTASQLNPIRKHPGRGRPPKSSQVSAQKTVSVKEEEEGSLANTTGFQDDPSDADYAPKPQSRSSGSYLNSRGRRIRKPARRRSSPENDLEDEGPSKEKKEKRAREDEEVADRQELHDGEASEGEEVEEAEDSIELQGEGDSEEDGRPSQASSMSNRTESKPYSSVTHKCGDCGKKFTHTGNFKRHMRIHTGEKPFSCRDCNKAFSDPAACKAHEKTHSPLKPYCCSTCGKSYRQVSLLNLHRKRHTGEARYSCDVCGKLFTTSGNLKRHQLVHSGEKPYHCDFCGKAFSDPTAKMRHLETHDTEKGNKCPHCDKRFNQVGNLKAHLKIHIADGPLKCKECSKQFTTSGNLKRHLRVHSGEKPYVCSHCQRAFSDPGALQRHERIHTGEKPCVCLVCGKAFTQASSLIAHVRQHTGEKPYVCDRCGKRFVQSSQLANHIRHHDNVRPHKCQMCNKAFVNVGDLSKHIIIHTGEKPFLCDKCGRGFNRVDNLRSHVKTVHHGKAGMKRLVLTGGTIEEVSDDCAEAGSSDEIKIVTVTTEDIVTLTAEALAGSAVAQLTVLPVTASVSADETEALKAEITKAVEKVQEEDPNTQILYACDSCGDKFLDATSLAQHVRIHTAQALVMFQADSDFYQYTAAAATGEGDDAAAAAIWQPAPGQVIQQEELIFRTDEEEGKSEEMHGEQVSETVIHVEEAVEVEETTSEHQTNERDGEEEKEENVKSKD, from the exons ATGCTCCTACTGCGCCTGCTCCTCCGGCACATCCGGTTGGTCCCTATCAATCGATCAGAGAGAAGAAGATGGCGGTGGATGTACTACGCAAGGAAGGATCGATCACCGAAAAACTCGATTGG ATACACAGCGGCTGAGCTCTGTCTTCGCCCTTTGACCCTGACATCAATGGAGTTCCCGTGGCACAGCGGGGAGGTTCTGGAGCAGCTCAACCGGCAGCGTAAGCAGGGGCTGCTTTGTGACTGCACCTTCGTGGTGGACGGCGTGGACTTCAAGGCCCACAAAGCCGTGCTGGCAGCATGCAGCGTCTACTTCCGAACCCTTTTCTTGGACCAGAAGGATGTGGTGCATTTGGACATCAGCAATGCCGCTG GTTTGGGTCATGTCCTAGACTTTATGTACACCTCCAAACTGTGCTTAAATCCCAACAATATTGAGGACGTGCTCTCTGTTGCCCACTTCCTGCAGATGCAGGAAATCATAAATGCTTGTTCTGCATATCAGTCGATGTCAAATCAACCTCCATCCATCATAACTCTGGATCTTCCTGATGATCAACCAG GTGAAAAGGCAGGTGgaagagaacagaaagaaaatcagctGTCAGAAGTTGCAGGACAAGCGGAGGAGTTTCCGTCTGGCACACCGACAGAAGATCTCAAGAACTCACAGAGTGAGGATGTGAACGGAGACATTTCTGCTGATCCGGAACAAACTGCTTCTCAGCTGAATCCCATCAGAAAGCACCCGGGCCGGGGAAGACCCCCCAAAAGCTCTCAGGTTTCTGCACAGAAGACGGTGTCggtgaaggaggaagaggagggttcTTTGGCAAACACGACAGGATTTCAGGACGATCCCTCGGATGCTGACTACGCAccca AACCACAGTCGAGATCTTCAGGCAGCTACTTGAACTCGCGTGGAAGAAGGATCAGAAAACCTGCTCGACGTAGGAGTTCACCTG AAAATGACTTGGAAGACGAAGGTCCATcgaaggaaaaaaaggagaaaagggcGAGGGAGGACGAAGAGGTGGCTGACAGACAGGAACTACATGATGGGGAGGCCAGTGAGGGAGAGGAGGTCGAAGAGGCAGAAGACAGCATCGAACTGCAAGGGGAAGGAGACAGCGAGGAAGACGGAAGACCATCTCAGGCATCATCTATGAGCAACCGAACCGAATCGAAGCCGTACAGCTCTGTGACGCACAAATGTGGG GACTGCGGGAAGAAATTTACCCACACAGGTAATTTCAAGAGACACATGCGTATCCACACTGGAGAAAAGCCATTCAGCTGTCGGGACTGCAACAAGGCTTTCTCTGACCCTGCCGCTTGCAAAGCCCACGAGAAAACACACAG CCCCCTGAAGCCGTACTGCTGCTCCACTTGTGGGAAGAGCTACCGGCAGGTCAGCCTGCTAAACCTGCACCGGAAACGGCACACGGGTGAAGCGCGCTACAGCTGTGACGTCTGTGGCAAGCTTTTCACCACTTCGGGGAATCTGAAGCGCCACCAGCTGGTGCACAGCGGGGAGAAGCCGTACCACTGTGACTTCTGTGGCAAAGCTTTCTCCGACCCCACCGCCAAGATGCGACACCTGGAGACCCATGATACGGAGAAAGGCAACAAGTGTCCGCACTGTGACAAACGCTTCAACCAG gtAGGAAATCTGAAAGCTCACCTAAAGATTCATATTGCAGACGGGCCCCTGAAGTGCAAGGAGTGCAGCAAACAGTTCACCACTTCAg GCAATCTGAAAAGACACCTGCGTGTTCACAGCGGGGAGAAACCATACGTGTGTTCGCACTGTCAGAGAGCTTTCAGTGATCCCGGAGCTCTGCAGCGCCACGAGCGCATTCACACAG GAGAAAAACCCTGCGTCTGTCTTGTGTGCGGCAAGGCTTTTACTCAAGCCAGCTCCCTCATTGCTCATGTCCGGCAGCACACCGGGGAGAAGCCCTACGTCTGTGATCGCTGCGGGAAAAG GTTTGTGCAGTCCAGCCAGTTGGCAAATCACATTCGACACCACGACAACGTGCGACCACACAAGTGCCAGATGTGCAACAAGGCATTTGTGAACGTGGGGGATTTATCCAAACACATCATCATTCACACAG GTGAAAAACCGTTTCTTTGTGATAAATGCGGCCGTGGCTTTAACCGGGTGGACAACCTGCGCTCCCATGTTAAGACTGTTCACCACGGCAAAGCCGGCATGAAGAGGCTGGTGCTGACGGGGGGAACCATCGAAGAAGTTAGCGACGACTGTGCTGAAGCTGGGTCTTCGGATGAGATCAAGATAGTCACTGTTACCACAGAGGACATTGTCACCCTTACGGCCGAGGCCCTGGCAGGAAGTGCTGTGGCTCAGCTCACGG TCCTCCCAGTGACTGCCTCGGTGTCTGCAGATGAAACGGAGGCTTTGAAAGCTGAAATCACCAAGGCAGTAGAGAAGGTGCAAGAAGAAG ACCCCAACACCCAGATCCTGTATGCTTGCGACTCATGCGGCGATAAATTTCTGGACGCCACCTCTTTGGCTCAGCATGTTCGGATCCACACGGCCCAAGCCTTGGTCATGTTTCAGGCAGATTCCGACTTCTACCAGTACACCGCGGCAGCCGCCACCGGAGAGGGGGATgatgctgctgccgctgcaATCTGGCAACCTGCGCCCGGACAAGTTATTCAGCAAGAAGAGCTGATCTTCCGTACGGATGAAGAAGAGGGGAAATCAGAGGAGATGCATGGAGAGCAAGTGTCAGAGACTGTCATTCATGTGGAGGAGGCGGTTGAAGTGGAAGAAACTACTTCTGAGCACCAAACAAATGAGAGggatggagaagaagaaaaggaagagaatGTTAAAAGTAAAGATTAG
- the zbtb17 gene encoding zinc finger and BTB domain-containing protein 17 isoform X4, which translates to MEFPWHSGEVLEQLNRQRKQGLLCDCTFVVDGVDFKAHKAVLAACSVYFRTLFLDQKDVVHLDISNAAGLGHVLDFMYTSKLCLNPNNIEDVLSVAHFLQMQEIINACSAYQSMSNQPPSIITLDLPDDQPGEKAGGREQKENQLSEVAGQAEEFPSGTPTEDLKNSQSEDVNGDISADPEQTASQLNPIRKHPGRGRPPKSSQVSAQKTVSVKEEEEGSLANTTGFQDDPSDADYAPKPQSRSSGSYLNSRGRRIRKPARRRSSPENDLEDEGPSKEKKEKRAREDEEVADRQELHDGEASEGEEVEEAEDSIELQGEGDSEEDGRPSQASSMSNRTESKPYSSVTHKCGDCGKKFTHTGNFKRHMRIHTGEKPFSCRDCNKAFSDPAACKAHEKTHSPLKPYCCSTCGKSYRQVSLLNLHRKRHTGEARYSCDVCGKLFTTSGNLKRHQLVHSGEKPYHCDFCGKAFSDPTAKMRHLETHDTEKGNKCPHCDKRFNQVGNLKAHLKIHIADGPLKCKECSKQFTTSGNLKRHLRVHSGEKPYVCSHCQRAFSDPGALQRHERIHTGEKPCVCLVCGKAFTQASSLIAHVRQHTGEKPYVCDRCGKRFVQSSQLANHIRHHDNVRPHKCQMCNKAFVNVGDLSKHIIIHTGEKPFLCDKCGRGFNRVDNLRSHVKTVHHGKAGMKRLVLTGGTIEEVSDDCAEAGSSDEIKIVTVTTEDIVTLTAEALAGSAVAQLTVLPVTASVSADETEALKAEITKAVEKVQEEDPNTQILYACDSCGDKFLDATSLAQHVRIHTAQALVMFQADSDFYQYTAAAATGEGDDAAAAAIWQPAPGQVIQQEELIFRTDEEEGKSEEMHGEQVSETVIHVEEAVEVEETTSEHQTNERDGEEEKEENVKSKD; encoded by the exons ATGGAGTTCCCGTGGCACAGCGGGGAGGTTCTGGAGCAGCTCAACCGGCAGCGTAAGCAGGGGCTGCTTTGTGACTGCACCTTCGTGGTGGACGGCGTGGACTTCAAGGCCCACAAAGCCGTGCTGGCAGCATGCAGCGTCTACTTCCGAACCCTTTTCTTGGACCAGAAGGATGTGGTGCATTTGGACATCAGCAATGCCGCTG GTTTGGGTCATGTCCTAGACTTTATGTACACCTCCAAACTGTGCTTAAATCCCAACAATATTGAGGACGTGCTCTCTGTTGCCCACTTCCTGCAGATGCAGGAAATCATAAATGCTTGTTCTGCATATCAGTCGATGTCAAATCAACCTCCATCCATCATAACTCTGGATCTTCCTGATGATCAACCAG GTGAAAAGGCAGGTGgaagagaacagaaagaaaatcagctGTCAGAAGTTGCAGGACAAGCGGAGGAGTTTCCGTCTGGCACACCGACAGAAGATCTCAAGAACTCACAGAGTGAGGATGTGAACGGAGACATTTCTGCTGATCCGGAACAAACTGCTTCTCAGCTGAATCCCATCAGAAAGCACCCGGGCCGGGGAAGACCCCCCAAAAGCTCTCAGGTTTCTGCACAGAAGACGGTGTCggtgaaggaggaagaggagggttcTTTGGCAAACACGACAGGATTTCAGGACGATCCCTCGGATGCTGACTACGCAccca AACCACAGTCGAGATCTTCAGGCAGCTACTTGAACTCGCGTGGAAGAAGGATCAGAAAACCTGCTCGACGTAGGAGTTCACCTG AAAATGACTTGGAAGACGAAGGTCCATcgaaggaaaaaaaggagaaaagggcGAGGGAGGACGAAGAGGTGGCTGACAGACAGGAACTACATGATGGGGAGGCCAGTGAGGGAGAGGAGGTCGAAGAGGCAGAAGACAGCATCGAACTGCAAGGGGAAGGAGACAGCGAGGAAGACGGAAGACCATCTCAGGCATCATCTATGAGCAACCGAACCGAATCGAAGCCGTACAGCTCTGTGACGCACAAATGTGGG GACTGCGGGAAGAAATTTACCCACACAGGTAATTTCAAGAGACACATGCGTATCCACACTGGAGAAAAGCCATTCAGCTGTCGGGACTGCAACAAGGCTTTCTCTGACCCTGCCGCTTGCAAAGCCCACGAGAAAACACACAG CCCCCTGAAGCCGTACTGCTGCTCCACTTGTGGGAAGAGCTACCGGCAGGTCAGCCTGCTAAACCTGCACCGGAAACGGCACACGGGTGAAGCGCGCTACAGCTGTGACGTCTGTGGCAAGCTTTTCACCACTTCGGGGAATCTGAAGCGCCACCAGCTGGTGCACAGCGGGGAGAAGCCGTACCACTGTGACTTCTGTGGCAAAGCTTTCTCCGACCCCACCGCCAAGATGCGACACCTGGAGACCCATGATACGGAGAAAGGCAACAAGTGTCCGCACTGTGACAAACGCTTCAACCAG gtAGGAAATCTGAAAGCTCACCTAAAGATTCATATTGCAGACGGGCCCCTGAAGTGCAAGGAGTGCAGCAAACAGTTCACCACTTCAg GCAATCTGAAAAGACACCTGCGTGTTCACAGCGGGGAGAAACCATACGTGTGTTCGCACTGTCAGAGAGCTTTCAGTGATCCCGGAGCTCTGCAGCGCCACGAGCGCATTCACACAG GAGAAAAACCCTGCGTCTGTCTTGTGTGCGGCAAGGCTTTTACTCAAGCCAGCTCCCTCATTGCTCATGTCCGGCAGCACACCGGGGAGAAGCCCTACGTCTGTGATCGCTGCGGGAAAAG GTTTGTGCAGTCCAGCCAGTTGGCAAATCACATTCGACACCACGACAACGTGCGACCACACAAGTGCCAGATGTGCAACAAGGCATTTGTGAACGTGGGGGATTTATCCAAACACATCATCATTCACACAG GTGAAAAACCGTTTCTTTGTGATAAATGCGGCCGTGGCTTTAACCGGGTGGACAACCTGCGCTCCCATGTTAAGACTGTTCACCACGGCAAAGCCGGCATGAAGAGGCTGGTGCTGACGGGGGGAACCATCGAAGAAGTTAGCGACGACTGTGCTGAAGCTGGGTCTTCGGATGAGATCAAGATAGTCACTGTTACCACAGAGGACATTGTCACCCTTACGGCCGAGGCCCTGGCAGGAAGTGCTGTGGCTCAGCTCACGG TCCTCCCAGTGACTGCCTCGGTGTCTGCAGATGAAACGGAGGCTTTGAAAGCTGAAATCACCAAGGCAGTAGAGAAGGTGCAAGAAGAAG ACCCCAACACCCAGATCCTGTATGCTTGCGACTCATGCGGCGATAAATTTCTGGACGCCACCTCTTTGGCTCAGCATGTTCGGATCCACACGGCCCAAGCCTTGGTCATGTTTCAGGCAGATTCCGACTTCTACCAGTACACCGCGGCAGCCGCCACCGGAGAGGGGGATgatgctgctgccgctgcaATCTGGCAACCTGCGCCCGGACAAGTTATTCAGCAAGAAGAGCTGATCTTCCGTACGGATGAAGAAGAGGGGAAATCAGAGGAGATGCATGGAGAGCAAGTGTCAGAGACTGTCATTCATGTGGAGGAGGCGGTTGAAGTGGAAGAAACTACTTCTGAGCACCAAACAAATGAGAGggatggagaagaagaaaaggaagagaatGTTAAAAGTAAAGATTAG
- the zbtb17 gene encoding zinc finger and BTB domain-containing protein 17 isoform X3, whose amino-acid sequence MLLLRLLLRHIRLVPINRSERRRWRWMYYARKDRSPKNSIGFVFFSYTAAELCLRPLTLTSMEFPWHSGEVLEQLNRQRKQGLLCDCTFVVDGVDFKAHKAVLAACSVYFRTLFLDQKDVVHLDISNAAGLGHVLDFMYTSKLCLNPNNIEDVLSVAHFLQMQEIINACSAYQSMSNQPPSIITLDLPDDQPGEKAGGREQKENQLSEVAGQAEEFPSGTPTEDLKNSQSEDVNGDISADPEQTASQLNPIRKHPGRGRPPKSSQVSAQKTVSVKEEEEGSLANTTGFQDDPSDADYAPKPQSRSSGSYLNSRGRRIRKPARRRSSPENDLEDEGPSKEKKEKRAREDEEVADRQELHDGEASEGEEVEEAEDSIELQGEGDSEEDGRPSQASSMSNRTESKPYSSVTHKCGDCGKKFTHTGNFKRHMRIHTGEKPFSCRDCNKAFSDPAACKAHEKTHSPLKPYCCSTCGKSYRQVSLLNLHRKRHTGEARYSCDVCGKLFTTSGNLKRHQLVHSGEKPYHCDFCGKAFSDPTAKMRHLETHDTEKGNKCPHCDKRFNQVGNLKAHLKIHIADGPLKCKECSKQFTTSGNLKRHLRVHSGEKPYVCSHCQRAFSDPGALQRHERIHTGEKPCVCLVCGKAFTQASSLIAHVRQHTGEKPYVCDRCGKRFVQSSQLANHIRHHDNVRPHKCQMCNKAFVNVGDLSKHIIIHTGEKPFLCDKCGRGFNRVDNLRSHVKTVHHGKAGMKRLVLTGGTIEEVSDDCAEAGSSDEIKIVTVTTEDIVTLTAEALAGSAVAQLTDETEALKAEITKAVEKVQEEDPNTQILYACDSCGDKFLDATSLAQHVRIHTAQALVMFQADSDFYQYTAAAATGEGDDAAAAAIWQPAPGQVIQQEELIFRTDEEEGKSEEMHGEQVSETVIHVEEAVEVEETTSEHQTNERDGEEEKEENVKSKD is encoded by the exons ATGCTCCTACTGCGCCTGCTCCTCCGGCACATCCGGTTGGTCCCTATCAATCGATCAGAGAGAAGAAGATGGCGGTGGATGTACTACGCAAGGAAGGATCGATCACCGAAAAACTCGATTGGGTTCGTTTTTTTCTC ATACACAGCGGCTGAGCTCTGTCTTCGCCCTTTGACCCTGACATCAATGGAGTTCCCGTGGCACAGCGGGGAGGTTCTGGAGCAGCTCAACCGGCAGCGTAAGCAGGGGCTGCTTTGTGACTGCACCTTCGTGGTGGACGGCGTGGACTTCAAGGCCCACAAAGCCGTGCTGGCAGCATGCAGCGTCTACTTCCGAACCCTTTTCTTGGACCAGAAGGATGTGGTGCATTTGGACATCAGCAATGCCGCTG GTTTGGGTCATGTCCTAGACTTTATGTACACCTCCAAACTGTGCTTAAATCCCAACAATATTGAGGACGTGCTCTCTGTTGCCCACTTCCTGCAGATGCAGGAAATCATAAATGCTTGTTCTGCATATCAGTCGATGTCAAATCAACCTCCATCCATCATAACTCTGGATCTTCCTGATGATCAACCAG GTGAAAAGGCAGGTGgaagagaacagaaagaaaatcagctGTCAGAAGTTGCAGGACAAGCGGAGGAGTTTCCGTCTGGCACACCGACAGAAGATCTCAAGAACTCACAGAGTGAGGATGTGAACGGAGACATTTCTGCTGATCCGGAACAAACTGCTTCTCAGCTGAATCCCATCAGAAAGCACCCGGGCCGGGGAAGACCCCCCAAAAGCTCTCAGGTTTCTGCACAGAAGACGGTGTCggtgaaggaggaagaggagggttcTTTGGCAAACACGACAGGATTTCAGGACGATCCCTCGGATGCTGACTACGCAccca AACCACAGTCGAGATCTTCAGGCAGCTACTTGAACTCGCGTGGAAGAAGGATCAGAAAACCTGCTCGACGTAGGAGTTCACCTG AAAATGACTTGGAAGACGAAGGTCCATcgaaggaaaaaaaggagaaaagggcGAGGGAGGACGAAGAGGTGGCTGACAGACAGGAACTACATGATGGGGAGGCCAGTGAGGGAGAGGAGGTCGAAGAGGCAGAAGACAGCATCGAACTGCAAGGGGAAGGAGACAGCGAGGAAGACGGAAGACCATCTCAGGCATCATCTATGAGCAACCGAACCGAATCGAAGCCGTACAGCTCTGTGACGCACAAATGTGGG GACTGCGGGAAGAAATTTACCCACACAGGTAATTTCAAGAGACACATGCGTATCCACACTGGAGAAAAGCCATTCAGCTGTCGGGACTGCAACAAGGCTTTCTCTGACCCTGCCGCTTGCAAAGCCCACGAGAAAACACACAG CCCCCTGAAGCCGTACTGCTGCTCCACTTGTGGGAAGAGCTACCGGCAGGTCAGCCTGCTAAACCTGCACCGGAAACGGCACACGGGTGAAGCGCGCTACAGCTGTGACGTCTGTGGCAAGCTTTTCACCACTTCGGGGAATCTGAAGCGCCACCAGCTGGTGCACAGCGGGGAGAAGCCGTACCACTGTGACTTCTGTGGCAAAGCTTTCTCCGACCCCACCGCCAAGATGCGACACCTGGAGACCCATGATACGGAGAAAGGCAACAAGTGTCCGCACTGTGACAAACGCTTCAACCAG gtAGGAAATCTGAAAGCTCACCTAAAGATTCATATTGCAGACGGGCCCCTGAAGTGCAAGGAGTGCAGCAAACAGTTCACCACTTCAg GCAATCTGAAAAGACACCTGCGTGTTCACAGCGGGGAGAAACCATACGTGTGTTCGCACTGTCAGAGAGCTTTCAGTGATCCCGGAGCTCTGCAGCGCCACGAGCGCATTCACACAG GAGAAAAACCCTGCGTCTGTCTTGTGTGCGGCAAGGCTTTTACTCAAGCCAGCTCCCTCATTGCTCATGTCCGGCAGCACACCGGGGAGAAGCCCTACGTCTGTGATCGCTGCGGGAAAAG GTTTGTGCAGTCCAGCCAGTTGGCAAATCACATTCGACACCACGACAACGTGCGACCACACAAGTGCCAGATGTGCAACAAGGCATTTGTGAACGTGGGGGATTTATCCAAACACATCATCATTCACACAG GTGAAAAACCGTTTCTTTGTGATAAATGCGGCCGTGGCTTTAACCGGGTGGACAACCTGCGCTCCCATGTTAAGACTGTTCACCACGGCAAAGCCGGCATGAAGAGGCTGGTGCTGACGGGGGGAACCATCGAAGAAGTTAGCGACGACTGTGCTGAAGCTGGGTCTTCGGATGAGATCAAGATAGTCACTGTTACCACAGAGGACATTGTCACCCTTACGGCCGAGGCCCTGGCAGGAAGTGCTGTGGCTCAGCTCACGG ATGAAACGGAGGCTTTGAAAGCTGAAATCACCAAGGCAGTAGAGAAGGTGCAAGAAGAAG ACCCCAACACCCAGATCCTGTATGCTTGCGACTCATGCGGCGATAAATTTCTGGACGCCACCTCTTTGGCTCAGCATGTTCGGATCCACACGGCCCAAGCCTTGGTCATGTTTCAGGCAGATTCCGACTTCTACCAGTACACCGCGGCAGCCGCCACCGGAGAGGGGGATgatgctgctgccgctgcaATCTGGCAACCTGCGCCCGGACAAGTTATTCAGCAAGAAGAGCTGATCTTCCGTACGGATGAAGAAGAGGGGAAATCAGAGGAGATGCATGGAGAGCAAGTGTCAGAGACTGTCATTCATGTGGAGGAGGCGGTTGAAGTGGAAGAAACTACTTCTGAGCACCAAACAAATGAGAGggatggagaagaagaaaaggaagagaatGTTAAAAGTAAAGATTAG